One window of Calonectris borealis chromosome 28, bCalBor7.hap1.2, whole genome shotgun sequence genomic DNA carries:
- the LOC142093996 gene encoding excitatory amino acid transporter 4-like isoform X3, protein MSEQSHVNSLFLNEDAAKRLNAESRVQRFRQAVQKRAARAKKRMHSITADSAKSFFRRNAFVLFTIAAVLLGIILAFSLRPYQLTYRQIKYFSFPGELLMRMLQMLVLPLIVSSLITGMASLDGRASGKMGMRAVVYYMVTTIIAVFIGILMVIIIHPGKGSKDKLHREGRIEQVQTTDAFMDLVRNMFPPNLVEACFKQYKTQYSTRVFTRTVLHSSNVTAGGTTTQIPMPENFTGILENVTQALGTISEVLTFEEVIPIPGSANGVNALGLVVFSMCFGLVIGSMKQKGRALREFFNCLNEAIMRLVAIIIWYAPVGIMFLIAGKILEMDDLAVMGGQLGMYTLTVIVGLLIHALCILPLLYFIVTHRNPWVFIAGLLQALITALGTSSSSATLPITFRCLEENNGVDRRITRFVLPVGATINMDGTALYEALAAIFIAQVNNYELDFGQIITISITATAASIGAAGIPQAGLVTMVIVLTSVGLPTEDITLIIAVDWFLDRLRTTTNVLGDSLGAGIVEHLSRHELDAQDCELD, encoded by the exons ATGAGCGAGCAGAGTCACGTCAACAGCCTGTTCCTCAATGAGGACGCGGCCAAGCGGCTCAATGCCGAGAGCCGGGTGCAGCGCTTCCGGCAGGCGGTGCAGAAGCGGGCAGCGCGGGCCAAGAAGCGGATGCACAGCATCACTGCTGACAGCGCTAAAAGCTTCTTCAGGAGAAATGCCTTCGTCCTCTTCACCATTGCTGCAGTCTTACTAG GGATCATCCTGGCATTTTCCCTCCGGCCCTACCAGCTGACCTATCGCCAGATCAAGTATTTCTCGTTCCCCGGCGAGCTGCTGATGCGTATGCTCCAGATGTTGGTTCTTCCTCTCATTGTCTCTAGCTTGATTACAG GAATGGCCTCGCTGGATGGCAGAGCCTCAGGGAAGATGGGGATGCGGGCTGTCGTCTACTACATGGTGACCACCATCATAGCAGTCTTCATTGGCATCCTCATGGTGATCATCATCCACCCAGGAAAAGGATCTAAGGACAAGCTTCACCGAGAAGGCAGAATTGAGCAGGTGCAGACCACAGATGCCTTCATGGACTTGGTGAG GAATATGTTCCCACCCAACCTGGTAGAAGCCTGCTTCAAACAG TACAAGACGCAGTACAGCACCAGGGTCTTCACCAGAACTGTCCTCCACAGCAGCAATGTCACAGCAGGTGGGACAACCACTCAGATCCCTATGCCTGAGAACTTCACCGGCATCCTGGAGAATGTCACTCAAGCCCTGGGGACCATCTCCGAGGTGCTGACCTTTGAAGAAGTCATTCCCATCCCAGGCTCAGCCAATGGGGTGAACGCGCTGGGGCTGGTAGTGTTCTCCATGTGCTTCGGTTTGGTGATCGGCAGCATGAAGCAGAAGGGACGGGCCCTGCGGGAGTTCTTTAACTGCCTCAACGAAGCCATCATGAGGCTGGTGGCCATTATCATCTG GTATGCTCCAGTTGGGATCATGTTTTTAATTGCTGGCAAAATCCTGGAGATGGATGATCTAGCAGTGATGGGAGGCCAGCTGGGGATGTACACACTCACTGTCATCGTTGGACTGCTCATTCATGCCCTCTGCATCCTGCCACTGCTCTACTTCATCGTCACTCACAGAAACCCCTGGGTGTTCATTGCAGGGCTTCTGCAGGCCCTCATCACAGCCCTGGGCACCTCCTCAAG CTCAGCGACTCTGCCCATCACCTTCAGGTGCCTGGAAGAAAACAATGGTGTGGACAGGCGCATCACGAGGTTTGTTCTGCCTGTGGGAGCTACAATTAACATGGATGGCACTGCTCTGTATGAGGCCCTTGCAGCCATCTTCATTGCACAGGTCAACAACTATGAACTTGACTTCGGGCAGATCATCACAATAAG CATCACTGCCACGGCAGCCAGCATTGGAGCCGCAGGTATTCCCCAGGCAGGACTGGTGACTATGGTTATAGTGTTGACATCAGTGGGGCTGCCTACTGAAGACATTACACTGATCATCGCCGTAGACTGGTTTCT GGACCGCCTTCGAACGACCACCAATGTCCTGGGGGATTCTCTGGGGGCTGGCATTGTGGAGCATCTCTCCCGGCATGAGCTAGACGCGCAGGACTGCGAACTTG
- the LOC142093996 gene encoding excitatory amino acid transporter 1-like isoform X1 — translation MSEQSHVNSLFLNEDAAKRLNAESRVQRFRQAVQKRAARAKKRMHSITADSAKSFFRRNAFVLFTIAAVLLGIILAFSLRPYQLTYRQIKYFSFPGELLMRMLQMLVLPLIVSSLITGMASLDGRASGKMGMRAVVYYMVTTIIAVFIGILMVIIIHPGKGSKDKLHREGRIEQVQTTDAFMDLVRNMFPPNLVEACFKQYKTQYSTRVFTRTVLHSSNVTAGGTTTQIPMPENFTGILENVTQALGTISEVLTFEEVIPIPGSANGVNALGLVVFSMCFGLVIGSMKQKGRALREFFNCLNEAIMRLVAIIIWYAPVGIMFLIAGKILEMDDLAVMGGQLGMYTLTVIVGLLIHALCILPLLYFIVTHRNPWVFIAGLLQALITALGTSSSSATLPITFRCLEENNGVDRRITRFVLPVGATINMDGTALYEALAAIFIAQVNNYELDFGQIITISITATAASIGAAGIPQAGLVTMVIVLTSVGLPTEDITLIIAVDWFLDRLRTTTNVLGDSLGAGIVEHLSRHELDAQDCELGNSVIEEKEQLSHQVCPQNDTHRHPRSETAL, via the exons ATGAGCGAGCAGAGTCACGTCAACAGCCTGTTCCTCAATGAGGACGCGGCCAAGCGGCTCAATGCCGAGAGCCGGGTGCAGCGCTTCCGGCAGGCGGTGCAGAAGCGGGCAGCGCGGGCCAAGAAGCGGATGCACAGCATCACTGCTGACAGCGCTAAAAGCTTCTTCAGGAGAAATGCCTTCGTCCTCTTCACCATTGCTGCAGTCTTACTAG GGATCATCCTGGCATTTTCCCTCCGGCCCTACCAGCTGACCTATCGCCAGATCAAGTATTTCTCGTTCCCCGGCGAGCTGCTGATGCGTATGCTCCAGATGTTGGTTCTTCCTCTCATTGTCTCTAGCTTGATTACAG GAATGGCCTCGCTGGATGGCAGAGCCTCAGGGAAGATGGGGATGCGGGCTGTCGTCTACTACATGGTGACCACCATCATAGCAGTCTTCATTGGCATCCTCATGGTGATCATCATCCACCCAGGAAAAGGATCTAAGGACAAGCTTCACCGAGAAGGCAGAATTGAGCAGGTGCAGACCACAGATGCCTTCATGGACTTGGTGAG GAATATGTTCCCACCCAACCTGGTAGAAGCCTGCTTCAAACAG TACAAGACGCAGTACAGCACCAGGGTCTTCACCAGAACTGTCCTCCACAGCAGCAATGTCACAGCAGGTGGGACAACCACTCAGATCCCTATGCCTGAGAACTTCACCGGCATCCTGGAGAATGTCACTCAAGCCCTGGGGACCATCTCCGAGGTGCTGACCTTTGAAGAAGTCATTCCCATCCCAGGCTCAGCCAATGGGGTGAACGCGCTGGGGCTGGTAGTGTTCTCCATGTGCTTCGGTTTGGTGATCGGCAGCATGAAGCAGAAGGGACGGGCCCTGCGGGAGTTCTTTAACTGCCTCAACGAAGCCATCATGAGGCTGGTGGCCATTATCATCTG GTATGCTCCAGTTGGGATCATGTTTTTAATTGCTGGCAAAATCCTGGAGATGGATGATCTAGCAGTGATGGGAGGCCAGCTGGGGATGTACACACTCACTGTCATCGTTGGACTGCTCATTCATGCCCTCTGCATCCTGCCACTGCTCTACTTCATCGTCACTCACAGAAACCCCTGGGTGTTCATTGCAGGGCTTCTGCAGGCCCTCATCACAGCCCTGGGCACCTCCTCAAG CTCAGCGACTCTGCCCATCACCTTCAGGTGCCTGGAAGAAAACAATGGTGTGGACAGGCGCATCACGAGGTTTGTTCTGCCTGTGGGAGCTACAATTAACATGGATGGCACTGCTCTGTATGAGGCCCTTGCAGCCATCTTCATTGCACAGGTCAACAACTATGAACTTGACTTCGGGCAGATCATCACAATAAG CATCACTGCCACGGCAGCCAGCATTGGAGCCGCAGGTATTCCCCAGGCAGGACTGGTGACTATGGTTATAGTGTTGACATCAGTGGGGCTGCCTACTGAAGACATTACACTGATCATCGCCGTAGACTGGTTTCT GGACCGCCTTCGAACGACCACCAATGTCCTGGGGGATTCTCTGGGGGCTGGCATTGTGGAGCATCTCTCCCGGCATGAGCTAGACGCGCAGGACTGCGAACTTGGTAATTCTGTGATAGAGGAGAAAGAGCAGCTCTCCCACCAGGTTTGCCCACAGAACGACACCCACAGGCACCCCAGGAGTGAGACAGCACTATGA
- the LOC142093996 gene encoding excitatory amino acid transporter 4-like isoform X2 gives MSEQSHVNSLFLNEDAAKRLNAESRVQRFRQAVQKRAARAKKRMHSITADSAKSFFRRNAFVLFTIAAVLLGIILAFSLRPYQLTYRQIKYFSFPGELLMRMLQMLVLPLIVSSLITGMASLDGRASGKMGMRAVVYYMVTTIIAVFIGILMVIIIHPGKGSKDKLHREGRIEQVQTTDAFMDLVRNMFPPNLVEACFKQYKTQYSTRVFTRTVLHSSNVTAGGTTTQIPMPENFTGILENVTQALGTISEVLTFEEVIPIPGSANGVNALGLVVFSMCFGLVIGSMKQKGRALREFFNCLNEAIMRLVAIIIWYAPVGIMFLIAGKILEMDDLAVMGGQLGMYTLTVIVGLLIHALCILPLLYFIVTHRNPWVFIAGLLQALITALGTSSSSATLPITFRCLEENNGVDRRITRFVLPVGATINMDGTALYEALAAIFIAQVNNYELDFGQIITISITATAASIGAAGIPQAGLVTMVIVLTSVGLPTEDITLIIAVDWFLDRLRTTTNVLGDSLGAGIVEHLSRHELDAQDCELDYLSNFSRKH, from the exons ATGAGCGAGCAGAGTCACGTCAACAGCCTGTTCCTCAATGAGGACGCGGCCAAGCGGCTCAATGCCGAGAGCCGGGTGCAGCGCTTCCGGCAGGCGGTGCAGAAGCGGGCAGCGCGGGCCAAGAAGCGGATGCACAGCATCACTGCTGACAGCGCTAAAAGCTTCTTCAGGAGAAATGCCTTCGTCCTCTTCACCATTGCTGCAGTCTTACTAG GGATCATCCTGGCATTTTCCCTCCGGCCCTACCAGCTGACCTATCGCCAGATCAAGTATTTCTCGTTCCCCGGCGAGCTGCTGATGCGTATGCTCCAGATGTTGGTTCTTCCTCTCATTGTCTCTAGCTTGATTACAG GAATGGCCTCGCTGGATGGCAGAGCCTCAGGGAAGATGGGGATGCGGGCTGTCGTCTACTACATGGTGACCACCATCATAGCAGTCTTCATTGGCATCCTCATGGTGATCATCATCCACCCAGGAAAAGGATCTAAGGACAAGCTTCACCGAGAAGGCAGAATTGAGCAGGTGCAGACCACAGATGCCTTCATGGACTTGGTGAG GAATATGTTCCCACCCAACCTGGTAGAAGCCTGCTTCAAACAG TACAAGACGCAGTACAGCACCAGGGTCTTCACCAGAACTGTCCTCCACAGCAGCAATGTCACAGCAGGTGGGACAACCACTCAGATCCCTATGCCTGAGAACTTCACCGGCATCCTGGAGAATGTCACTCAAGCCCTGGGGACCATCTCCGAGGTGCTGACCTTTGAAGAAGTCATTCCCATCCCAGGCTCAGCCAATGGGGTGAACGCGCTGGGGCTGGTAGTGTTCTCCATGTGCTTCGGTTTGGTGATCGGCAGCATGAAGCAGAAGGGACGGGCCCTGCGGGAGTTCTTTAACTGCCTCAACGAAGCCATCATGAGGCTGGTGGCCATTATCATCTG GTATGCTCCAGTTGGGATCATGTTTTTAATTGCTGGCAAAATCCTGGAGATGGATGATCTAGCAGTGATGGGAGGCCAGCTGGGGATGTACACACTCACTGTCATCGTTGGACTGCTCATTCATGCCCTCTGCATCCTGCCACTGCTCTACTTCATCGTCACTCACAGAAACCCCTGGGTGTTCATTGCAGGGCTTCTGCAGGCCCTCATCACAGCCCTGGGCACCTCCTCAAG CTCAGCGACTCTGCCCATCACCTTCAGGTGCCTGGAAGAAAACAATGGTGTGGACAGGCGCATCACGAGGTTTGTTCTGCCTGTGGGAGCTACAATTAACATGGATGGCACTGCTCTGTATGAGGCCCTTGCAGCCATCTTCATTGCACAGGTCAACAACTATGAACTTGACTTCGGGCAGATCATCACAATAAG CATCACTGCCACGGCAGCCAGCATTGGAGCCGCAGGTATTCCCCAGGCAGGACTGGTGACTATGGTTATAGTGTTGACATCAGTGGGGCTGCCTACTGAAGACATTACACTGATCATCGCCGTAGACTGGTTTCT GGACCGCCTTCGAACGACCACCAATGTCCTGGGGGATTCTCTGGGGGCTGGCATTGTGGAGCATCTCTCCCGGCATGAGCTAGACGCGCAGGACTGCGAACTTG